In Mycobacterium gallinarum, a single window of DNA contains:
- a CDS encoding flavin-containing monooxygenase: MTAPQYDTVIVGAGFSGIGTAIKLDKSRMGNYLVIEAGDGPGGTWYWNTYPGIAVDIPSFSYQFSFEKSPNWTRTYAPGRELKAYAEHCVDKYGLRRKIRFSTKVLGATFDDDDRLWRVHLDTGDAVTARFLVNASGVLITPNMPDIDGVDSFAGVTMHTARWDHEQDLTGKRVAIIGTGASAVQVIPEIAPIVERLTVFQRTPIWCLPKPDVPLSPRTRRLMRLPGGPTVQRLLSQAYVELTFTLPAQYFTLNPMAKNMSQIGKSYLRKQVHDPEVRDKLTPRYAVGCKRPGFHNTYLSTFNRDNVELVTEPIDKITGSGVATVDGETRDVDVLILATGFKVMDIEDNPTYPVTGADGRSWSEHFSERRLQSYEGVAVPGFPNFFTVFGPYGYVGNSYFSLIETQTHHIVRCLKHARSKRANRVEVKQEANDRYFAEMMSKRHRQIFWQDTCKDARSYYFDKNGDVPLRSASTLQTHWRARRFPLTDYEFSA, translated from the coding sequence ATGACAGCGCCGCAGTACGACACCGTCATCGTCGGCGCCGGTTTCTCCGGCATCGGCACCGCGATCAAACTGGACAAGTCCCGGATGGGCAATTATCTGGTGATCGAAGCGGGTGACGGGCCGGGCGGCACCTGGTACTGGAACACGTATCCCGGTATCGCCGTCGACATTCCGTCGTTCTCCTACCAGTTCTCCTTCGAGAAGAGCCCGAACTGGACACGCACCTATGCGCCGGGACGGGAACTGAAGGCCTACGCCGAGCACTGCGTCGACAAATATGGCCTGCGCCGCAAGATCCGATTCAGCACCAAGGTGCTCGGTGCGACCTTCGACGACGACGACCGCCTATGGCGCGTACACCTCGACACCGGCGACGCGGTGACAGCCAGGTTCCTCGTCAACGCCAGCGGCGTGCTGATCACGCCCAATATGCCCGACATCGACGGTGTCGACTCGTTCGCCGGCGTGACGATGCACACCGCACGCTGGGATCACGAGCAGGACCTCACCGGTAAGCGTGTCGCCATCATCGGGACCGGCGCGTCCGCCGTGCAGGTCATCCCCGAGATCGCGCCGATCGTGGAGCGCCTGACGGTTTTTCAGCGCACCCCGATCTGGTGCCTCCCCAAGCCTGACGTGCCGCTGTCGCCCAGGACCCGACGTCTGATGCGACTCCCCGGTGGGCCGACGGTGCAGCGTCTGCTCAGCCAGGCGTACGTCGAACTGACCTTCACCTTGCCCGCGCAGTACTTCACCCTCAACCCGATGGCCAAGAACATGTCGCAGATCGGCAAGTCGTATCTGCGCAAGCAAGTCCACGACCCGGAGGTGCGCGACAAGCTCACCCCGCGCTACGCCGTCGGCTGCAAGCGCCCGGGTTTTCACAACACGTATCTCTCGACGTTCAACCGAGACAACGTTGAACTGGTGACCGAGCCGATCGACAAGATCACCGGATCGGGCGTGGCGACCGTCGACGGTGAGACCCGCGACGTCGACGTGCTGATCCTGGCGACCGGGTTCAAGGTGATGGACATCGAAGACAACCCGACCTACCCGGTGACCGGGGCCGACGGCCGTTCCTGGAGCGAGCATTTCAGCGAGCGGCGCCTGCAATCGTATGAAGGCGTCGCCGTGCCCGGTTTTCCGAACTTTTTCACGGTGTTCGGCCCTTACGGGTACGTCGGCAACTCGTACTTCTCACTCATCGAGACCCAGACGCACCACATCGTGCGCTGTCTCAAACATGCTCGCAGTAAGCGCGCCAACCGCGTCGAGGTCAAACAAGAGGCCAACGACCGCTACTTCGCCGAAATGATGAGCAAGCGGCACCGGCAGATCTTCTGGCAGGACACGTGCAAGGACGCCAGGAGCTACTACTTCGACAAGAACGGTGATGTGCCGCTGCGGTCGGCCAGCACACTGCAGACACATTGGCGCGCTCGCCGCTTCCCGCTCACCGATTACGAGTTCAGCGCGTAG
- a CDS encoding Ig-like domain-containing protein yields the protein MEQYRADAAATRQSVSAGRSAGAGRHTGRVGAMAVALGIGAFVAAGTGTALADDSVNNHSGGAVHSPAAGTPAGTSTTANVTATTGAAGRVTHGTPSVPRPPRMQQNNSGGTPGGTRNAGARDDDTLDDDTRSGDAAATRPDIRDSGEGDDRPSAVADHLARFRERLASSRRTTVLDSPNGHGGPATDNPRTSRVEHTVADSGTRRWTRSESVAAVITTRVDARDAADVQHRPSGALMDKPIPGAREALARTDYAPHPSTTKLASAALSPAITSAPAASPVTVVSRLLTAVGVVTPYGVRTGDAPTAPDVVALGLLQAIRREIERDVLSSPPGVAPGAVAARSVVVSPASATSAPNALAAAAVAPQPGDTTTTEYGDIGKWMLKSNGDIANWGGQTYEGKGLLEPVNVIIVDPTSTSREESIQRLNAAMRASGFPARQPHSTGYYGIIDHVTYGQQPSGFLQAYVDNEGLADHGRMFGPAPVANGQGFVWTGAFSTQQATHGYASFDSAGEELAQQLVNSGAATRLDNVYLGNAENSATQTTGDHTGYAVVLQLNASVPNQPPTATVTQNKPNSATGSVTGKVTALDPERGKLTYTGMTTDKGAVKVTSTGSFTYTPTPTARHTAAAVNATDDQKMDTFDITVSDDFGNTTAVPVTVTVLGKNAVPSARATVGKADPVEGSVLGSITVTDADNDNVTYTHSTPGSGSVTINSDGTFIYNPSDVARQQARVRKAVGTDTFTVTVDDGHGGVKTITVRTSIAPTDRAPVTGALNVGAPATSNGAVKGSLGASDPDGDTFTFSGSTRTSKGYVTVSKGGTFTYTPTAAARRAASSGADTTDTFTIKVTDKYGATTTQSVTVPILGA from the coding sequence ATGGAGCAGTACCGCGCGGACGCTGCGGCCACACGACAGTCGGTTTCCGCTGGACGGTCGGCCGGGGCCGGGCGGCACACCGGGCGTGTCGGCGCGATGGCGGTCGCTTTGGGGATCGGAGCCTTCGTCGCCGCCGGGACGGGAACGGCCCTTGCCGATGACTCCGTGAACAACCATTCGGGCGGTGCAGTCCACTCACCGGCGGCGGGGACTCCTGCCGGCACGTCGACCACAGCCAATGTCACTGCGACCACCGGCGCAGCGGGCCGAGTGACGCACGGCACACCCAGTGTGCCGCGCCCCCCGCGGATGCAACAGAACAACAGCGGCGGCACCCCTGGCGGCACTCGAAATGCCGGCGCGCGGGATGACGACACGCTAGATGACGACACGCGCTCAGGTGATGCAGCGGCAACGCGGCCTGACATCCGCGATTCCGGCGAAGGCGACGACCGACCTTCGGCCGTGGCCGACCACCTCGCGCGGTTTCGTGAGCGGCTGGCGTCCTCGAGACGCACCACGGTGCTCGACAGCCCCAACGGGCATGGGGGACCCGCCACCGACAACCCTCGTACCTCCCGTGTCGAGCACACGGTTGCCGACTCCGGCACCCGCAGATGGACCCGGTCCGAGAGTGTCGCAGCGGTGATCACGACGCGGGTTGATGCGCGGGACGCGGCTGATGTCCAGCACAGGCCCAGCGGAGCGCTGATGGACAAGCCGATTCCGGGTGCACGTGAGGCTCTGGCGCGCACCGACTACGCGCCCCATCCGAGCACGACGAAACTGGCGAGTGCCGCTCTGTCACCTGCGATCACGAGTGCACCCGCGGCGTCTCCGGTGACGGTGGTGTCGAGGCTGCTCACCGCGGTCGGCGTCGTCACGCCCTACGGTGTGCGCACCGGCGATGCGCCGACGGCACCGGACGTGGTGGCGCTGGGCCTGCTGCAGGCGATCCGCCGCGAGATCGAACGCGACGTACTCAGCTCGCCGCCCGGCGTTGCACCTGGCGCCGTGGCGGCACGCAGTGTCGTCGTCTCCCCAGCGTCGGCGACGTCGGCGCCGAATGCCCTCGCTGCCGCGGCAGTGGCTCCCCAACCGGGTGACACGACCACCACCGAATACGGTGACATCGGCAAATGGATGCTGAAATCCAATGGTGACATTGCGAATTGGGGCGGCCAGACATACGAGGGCAAGGGCCTGCTGGAGCCGGTCAACGTCATCATCGTCGATCCGACGTCGACCAGTCGGGAGGAGTCCATCCAGAGGCTCAACGCCGCCATGCGTGCGTCCGGTTTCCCGGCGCGGCAACCGCACAGCACCGGCTATTACGGAATCATCGATCACGTCACGTACGGTCAGCAGCCTAGCGGCTTCCTTCAGGCGTACGTCGACAACGAAGGCCTTGCCGACCACGGTCGGATGTTCGGACCCGCTCCAGTTGCGAACGGGCAAGGGTTTGTCTGGACAGGCGCGTTCAGCACACAGCAAGCCACCCACGGTTATGCCTCCTTCGACTCGGCTGGCGAGGAACTGGCCCAGCAGCTCGTAAACAGCGGGGCTGCAACGCGACTCGACAACGTCTACCTGGGCAACGCAGAGAACTCCGCGACCCAAACCACCGGCGATCACACCGGCTACGCCGTCGTGCTCCAGCTAAACGCTTCGGTGCCGAACCAGCCGCCGACGGCGACAGTTACTCAGAACAAGCCGAATTCGGCGACCGGGAGCGTTACGGGCAAGGTGACAGCGCTCGACCCGGAGCGGGGAAAGCTTACCTATACCGGGATGACAACCGACAAGGGCGCCGTCAAGGTGACGTCGACGGGTTCGTTCACGTACACCCCGACACCGACCGCGCGCCACACCGCCGCGGCAGTGAACGCTACGGACGACCAGAAAATGGACACCTTCGACATCACGGTCAGCGACGACTTCGGCAACACGACGGCCGTTCCGGTGACCGTGACGGTGCTGGGGAAGAACGCGGTGCCGTCGGCCAGAGCCACAGTCGGCAAGGCAGATCCGGTGGAAGGCAGCGTCCTCGGCTCGATCACGGTGACCGACGCCGACAACGACAACGTCACCTACACTCACAGCACCCCGGGGTCGGGCTCGGTCACGATCAACTCCGACGGAACCTTCATCTACAACCCGTCGGATGTCGCTCGTCAGCAGGCGCGGGTCAGGAAGGCCGTCGGGACCGACACGTTCACGGTCACCGTCGACGACGGCCACGGCGGGGTGAAGACGATCACCGTGCGGACTTCGATTGCGCCGACGGACCGGGCTCCGGTCACCGGCGCTCTCAATGTCGGTGCGCCCGCCACGAGCAACGGTGCCGTCAAAGGTTCGTTGGGCGCCTCTGATCCTGACGGCGACACCTTCACGTTCTCCGGCTCGACTAGGACATCGAAAGGCTATGTGACCGTGTCGAAAGGGGGCACGTTCACCTACACGCCCACTGCCGCCGCGCGCCGCGCGGCGTCCTCCGGCGCAGACACCACCGACACGTTCACCATCAAGGTGACCGACAAGTACGGCGCCACCACAACCCAGTCGGTGACGGTGCCGATTCTCGGTGCGTGA
- the metK gene encoding methionine adenosyltransferase produces MSEARLFTSESVTEGHPDKICDAISDSVLDALLADDPKSRVAVETLVTTGQVHVVGEVTTTAKEAFADITNTVRARILDIGYDSSEKGFDGETCGVNIGIGAQSPDIAQGVDTAHETRVEGAGDPLDAQGAGDQGLMFGYAIRDTPELMPLPIALAHRLSRRLTEVRKSGVLDYLRPDGKTQVTVQYDGTTPVRLDTVVLSTQHAAGIDLDATLAPDIREKVVNTVLADLNHDSMDTSDFRLLVNPTGKFVLGGPMGDAGLTGRKIIVDTYGGWARHGGGAFSGKDPSKVDRSAAYAMRWVAKNVVAAGLAERVEVQVAYAIGKAAPVGLFVETFGSETVDPARIEKAITSVFDLRPGAIVRDLDLLRPIYAQTAAYGHFGRTDVELPWEQVNKVDELKAAV; encoded by the coding sequence GTGAGTGAAGCTCGGCTGTTTACCAGTGAGTCGGTGACCGAGGGCCACCCCGACAAGATCTGTGACGCCATCAGCGACTCGGTGCTCGACGCGTTGCTCGCGGACGATCCCAAATCACGCGTCGCGGTCGAGACGTTGGTCACCACCGGCCAGGTACACGTCGTCGGCGAGGTCACGACGACGGCCAAGGAAGCGTTCGCGGACATCACCAACACGGTGCGGGCTCGCATCCTCGACATCGGCTACGACTCCTCGGAGAAGGGTTTCGACGGCGAGACCTGCGGCGTCAACATCGGAATCGGCGCGCAGTCACCCGATATCGCGCAGGGCGTCGACACCGCTCACGAGACGCGCGTCGAAGGCGCAGGTGACCCGCTGGACGCCCAGGGCGCCGGTGACCAGGGCCTGATGTTCGGCTACGCCATCAGGGACACTCCCGAACTGATGCCCCTGCCGATCGCACTGGCGCACCGGCTGTCGCGCCGGCTGACCGAGGTTCGCAAGAGCGGCGTGCTGGATTACCTGCGTCCCGACGGCAAGACCCAGGTCACCGTGCAATACGACGGCACTACTCCGGTGCGCCTCGACACGGTGGTGCTCTCGACGCAGCATGCCGCCGGTATCGACCTGGACGCCACGCTGGCGCCCGACATCCGGGAGAAGGTCGTCAACACCGTGCTGGCCGACCTCAACCACGATTCGATGGACACCTCCGACTTCCGGCTGCTGGTCAACCCGACCGGCAAGTTCGTGCTCGGTGGTCCGATGGGTGATGCCGGTCTGACCGGCCGCAAGATCATCGTCGACACCTACGGCGGCTGGGCCCGTCATGGCGGCGGCGCGTTCTCCGGCAAGGATCCGTCCAAGGTCGACCGCTCCGCGGCGTATGCGATGCGCTGGGTGGCAAAAAACGTGGTCGCAGCCGGGTTGGCGGAGCGGGTCGAGGTGCAGGTCGCCTACGCAATCGGCAAGGCGGCCCCCGTCGGGCTGTTCGTGGAGACCTTCGGCAGCGAAACCGTTGACCCGGCCCGCATCGAAAAGGCGATCACCTCGGTGTTCGACCTGCGGCCCGGCGCGATCGTGCGCGATCTGGATCTGCTACGGCCGATCTACGCGCAGACCGCCGCCTATGGCCACTTCGGTCGCACGGACGTCGAGCTGCCCTGGGAACAGGTCAACAAGGTCGACGAGCTGAAGGCGGCCGTCTAG